A window of the Eleutherodactylus coqui strain aEleCoq1 chromosome 8, aEleCoq1.hap1, whole genome shotgun sequence genome harbors these coding sequences:
- the CCDC93 gene encoding coiled-coil domain-containing protein 93, translating to MSGSRGESEVETREDEEQQVKLLEILELLVAAGYFRARIKGLSPFDKVVGGMTWCITTCNFDIDVDLLFQENSTIGQKIALTEKIVSVLPKMKCPHRLEPHQIQGLDFIHIFPVIQWLVKRAIETRQEMGDYIRSYSVSQFQKDHSLPEDTEFISRKEKAVKTLSETFDIYKPRRRYRRQDGASELTDEESRVHSTLLEYGRRYGISKTGKVEKLEDQKLPVTSGGVKGDLKEEEELQAQEELRIKNLMTGMAAMDLEQGRLTASTVGQIVGLQSHEIKQMVSEYAEKQSELSTEERPEHLGPAQQHRRKVASLNKQITQKTQVMEKLKAKSSELQAECEEAKKKLSEVTSYSEKLDLEMSALEKVESTADPGILQKLRALVAMNETLKSQEQQFRANCREEMTRLQQNIETLKAEIAEGGEEKERSSLFEQQHRAEREKLQKIRLLLARRNREIAILQRKIDEVPSRAELTQYQKRFIELYGQVSATHKETKQFFTLYNTLDDKKLYLEKEVNLLNSIHDNFQQAMASSGTREQFLRQMEQIVDGIRQNRNKMEKKKQENKMRRDQLNDEYLEMLEKQRLYFKTVKEFKEECRKNEVLLSKLKDRAP from the exons ATGTCAGGGAGCCGCGGGGAGAGCGAG GTGGAGACCCGGGAGGACGAGGAGCAGCAGGTGAAGCTGCTGGAGATCCTGGAGCTGCTGGTGGCCGCCGGATACTTCCGGGCCAGAATTAAAGGCCTCTCCCCGTTTGATAAG GTCGTCGGCGGGATGACCTGGTGCATCACCACCTGCAACTTTGACATTGATGTAGATCTGCTCTTCCAGGAGAACTCCACCATCGGACAGAAGAT AGCATTAACCGAGAAGATTGTCTCCGTTTTACCCAAAATGAAATGTCCGCACCGCCTGGAGCCGCATCAGATCCAAGGGCTGGACTTCATCCACATCTTCCCTGTCATCCAG TGGCTGGTGAAGCGCGCTATAGAGACGCGGCAGGAGATGGGGGATTACATCCGCTCGTATTCTGTGTCTCAGTTCCAGAAGGATCACAGTCTCCCTGAG GATACGGAGTTTATAAGTCGGAAGGAAAAAGCCGTGAAGACCCTCAGCGAGACCTTC GATATCTACAAGCCTCGCAGGAGATACAGGCGACAGGATGGCGCATCGGAGCTGACGGACGAGGAGTCGCGGGTTCACTCCACCCTCCTGGAATACGGCAG gCGATACGGAATCAGCAAAActggaaaagtggaaaag TTGGAGGATCAGAAGCTGCCGGTCACCTCTGGAGGGGTTAAAGGAGActtaaaggaggaggaggagctgcaggCTCAGGAGGAA CTCCGTATAAAGAACCTAATGACGGGGATGGCGGCCATGGACCTGGAGCAG GGGCGGCTGACGGCGAGCACGGTCGGACAGATTGTGGGCTTACAATCGCACGAAATAAAGCAGATGGTTTCTGAATACGCAGAGAAG CAATCGGAGCTTAGCACGGAGGAGCGGCCGGAGCACCTGGGGCCGGCGCAGCAGCATCGCAGGAAAGTGGCATCGCTCAACAAGCAGATCACCCAGAAGACTCAAGTCATGGAGAAG TTGAAGGCAAAATCTTCCGAGCTGCAGGCCGAGTGCGAAGAGGCGAAGAAGAAGCTGTCGGAG GTTACAAGTTACAGTGAGAAGTTGGATCTGGAGATGTCGGCGCTGGAGAAGGTGGAATCCACAGCAGATCCCGG GATATTACAGAAGTTGCGAGCGCTGGTGGCGATGAACGAGACTCTGAAGTCTCAGGAGCAGCAGTTCCGGGCTAACTGCCGG GAGGAGATGACCCGTCTCCAGCAGAACATCGAGACCCTAAAAGCTGAGATAGCGGAGGGCGGCGAGGAGAAG GAGAGATCGTCATTGTTTGAACAGCAGCACAGAGCGGAGCGCGAGAAACTGCAGAAGATCCGGCTCCTCCTG GCTCGGAGGAATCGCGAAATTGCTATTTTACAACGCAAAATCGATGAGGTCCCGAGTCGAGCGGAGCTGACGCAGTATCAGAAGAGGTTCATTGAACTATATGGACAAG TCTCCGCCACTCACAAAGAGACCAAACAGTTCTTCACCTTGTACAACACTCTGGATGACAAGAAGCTTTATCTGGAGAAGGAG gtgaaTTTGCTGAATTCTATTCACGACAACTTCCAGCA GGCGATGGCTTCCTCCGgcacccgggaacagttcctccGCCAGATGGAGCAGATTGTGGATGGGATCAGACAGAACAGGAATAAG atggagaagaagaagCAGGAAAACAAGATGAGACGTGATCAGCTGAACGACGAGTATCTGGAGATGCTGGAGAAGCAGCGATTATACTTCAAGACCGTCAAGGAGTTTAAAGAG GAATGTCGCAAGAACGAGGTGCTGCTGAGTAAACTGAAGGATCGCGCCCCCTGA